In a genomic window of Halomonas denitrificans:
- a CDS encoding MotA/TolQ/ExbB proton channel family protein, producing MLEIVLAGGWLMSPIVLCSVLSLAIIIERAWTLRRRKVLPAGVVEKVSAWARQRELDRKHIEALRQSSPLGRVLAAALDNRDRAREVVKEAVEDTGRHVVHDLERFLNTLGTIAGITPLLGLLGTVIGMIKVFAAIMEAGVGDPAPLAGGISQALITTAAGLTVAIPTYFFYRYYRGKVRAYVVGMEQQALELINSIEHGNRELRRSELGWG from the coding sequence ATGCTCGAAATCGTCCTCGCAGGCGGCTGGTTGATGTCGCCCATCGTGCTGTGCTCGGTGCTTTCGCTGGCGATCATCATCGAGCGCGCCTGGACGCTGCGCCGCCGCAAGGTGCTTCCGGCCGGCGTGGTCGAGAAGGTATCGGCCTGGGCGCGCCAGCGGGAGCTGGACCGCAAGCACATCGAAGCGCTTCGCCAGTCGTCGCCGCTGGGCCGCGTGCTGGCCGCTGCGCTGGACAACAGGGACCGCGCGCGCGAAGTCGTCAAGGAGGCCGTCGAGGATACCGGCCGGCACGTGGTCCACGACCTCGAGCGATTCCTGAACACGCTGGGCACCATTGCCGGCATCACGCCGCTGCTGGGCCTGCTCGGCACGGTGATCGGGATGATCAAGGTGTTCGCGGCGATCATGGAAGCCGGCGTCGGCGACCCGGCACCGCTGGCCGGAGGCATCTCGCAGGCCCTGATCACCACCGCGGCGGGGCTGACCGTGGCGATTCCGACCTATTTCTTCTACCGCTACTACCGTGGCAAGGTCCGCGCCTACGTGGTCGGCATGGAGCAGCAGGCGCTGGAACTGATCAACTCGATCGAGCACGGCAACCGCGAGCTGCGGCGGTCGGAACTCGGTTGGGGCTGA
- a CDS encoding DNA internalization-related competence protein ComEC/Rec2 yields the protein MAWSLAGFSAGVLVAAALPAWTFGILAGGLAIAAWHAGRARPRPPVSRRAGERSSDPWPRSIHRRTGSRRACLLAALALASGFAWFHLQAGLQAARSWPAERAQELVELVGRVEALPESRGDVIRFPLRVDDGAAGLRRVELAWYRPGGWPRPGETWHIQARLDPPGGPLNPGGYDRRQALFAQRIDALGRVDQATRLAAAGPGSLPDRLRQDASDWLQAVIPDLRSAALIRALTVGDRSGITADLSEQLRSTGTAHLLAISGLHVSLVAGVAALLAGVLFTPRWARWFWPDRRRYALAGGLLAALVYGLLSGFSLPTQRALLMLCIGLGAILLRRPLVPGHALLCALAAVLALDPLAPLSLGFWLSFAAVAVLIWAFAGRSGSAGRGLLGLIRAQLVLGLGLLPLNLGLFQQWVPAALPANLVVIPLIGALVLPLGLLSVGAYGVGVPADALARLAGRAMEAALAVIDRAGAALPAGTIDWLPGALAISLGFVGALWLLAPRRWPARALGAFLLLPLLVARPAAMPEGGFGVVVLDVGDGLAVAVHTRTSTLLFGVGPGEEGGRDGQGGWSRVRGTLVPALRSLGAGPVHRVVVPGASRGLAGGLADARRQWPSARFIGRHPEVAERCVAGRSWSVDGVQFRWIHPSAALPDLGGDDDCVLLVASSAGRVLLTGRQRKAGVARLRGRTGPLDAVLVPSQGHRDAADPAWWHEIGPQVALASLEPTDRYGRPHAGLTGVLARRGIPLLTTADCGAIRIAFRPGRPMTLEVERDRRRRAWQRTAACPRPSARRASPAGLGYDAASTQGVGTRARPPTGRWNGRAGPPGAVPSRESSRRSTTRSSLR from the coding sequence TTGGCATGGAGCCTGGCAGGCTTCTCCGCGGGGGTGCTGGTCGCCGCCGCGCTTCCGGCGTGGACCTTCGGCATTCTTGCCGGTGGCCTGGCCATCGCCGCCTGGCACGCCGGACGCGCACGTCCTCGGCCGCCGGTTTCCCGCCGAGCTGGCGAACGATCGTCGGACCCGTGGCCTCGTTCGATCCATCGACGGACCGGCAGCCGACGCGCATGCCTGCTGGCCGCCCTGGCCCTGGCGTCCGGATTCGCGTGGTTCCATCTCCAGGCGGGGCTGCAGGCCGCCCGCTCGTGGCCGGCCGAACGCGCGCAGGAACTCGTCGAACTGGTCGGCCGCGTCGAGGCCCTGCCGGAATCGCGCGGGGACGTCATCCGGTTTCCGCTGCGCGTCGACGACGGTGCGGCGGGCCTGCGCCGGGTCGAACTGGCGTGGTACCGGCCGGGAGGCTGGCCCCGACCGGGAGAGACCTGGCACATCCAGGCGCGGCTGGACCCTCCGGGCGGGCCCCTGAATCCCGGGGGCTACGACCGGCGACAGGCCCTGTTCGCGCAGCGGATCGATGCACTGGGCCGGGTCGACCAGGCGACCCGGCTGGCCGCGGCCGGCCCGGGGTCGCTGCCGGACCGCCTGCGCCAGGACGCATCGGACTGGCTGCAGGCGGTGATCCCGGACCTGCGGTCCGCGGCCCTCATCCGGGCGCTGACGGTCGGCGATCGATCCGGCATCACCGCCGACCTGTCGGAGCAGCTGCGTTCCACCGGCACGGCGCACCTGCTGGCGATCTCCGGCCTGCACGTCAGCCTTGTGGCCGGCGTTGCCGCGCTGCTCGCCGGCGTGCTGTTCACGCCCCGGTGGGCCCGGTGGTTCTGGCCCGATCGACGCCGCTACGCGCTGGCCGGCGGCCTCCTGGCCGCGCTGGTCTACGGCCTGCTGTCCGGATTCTCGCTGCCGACCCAGCGCGCGCTGCTGATGCTCTGCATCGGCCTGGGTGCGATCTTGCTGCGTCGCCCGCTCGTGCCGGGTCATGCGCTGCTCTGCGCGCTGGCCGCCGTCCTGGCCCTCGATCCGCTGGCACCGCTGTCGCTGGGTTTCTGGCTGTCCTTCGCGGCGGTCGCGGTCCTGATCTGGGCCTTCGCCGGCCGGTCCGGGTCGGCGGGGCGCGGCCTGCTCGGCCTGATCCGGGCCCAGCTCGTCCTCGGTCTCGGCTTGCTGCCGTTGAACCTCGGCCTGTTCCAGCAATGGGTGCCCGCCGCACTTCCGGCCAACCTCGTCGTGATCCCGCTGATCGGTGCCCTGGTGCTGCCGCTCGGCCTGCTCTCGGTCGGCGCCTACGGCGTCGGTGTGCCGGCGGACGCACTTGCGCGGCTGGCCGGTCGCGCAATGGAGGCGGCGCTGGCCGTGATCGATCGGGCCGGCGCCGCGCTGCCGGCAGGCACGATCGACTGGCTGCCGGGAGCGCTGGCCATCTCGCTGGGATTCGTGGGCGCGCTGTGGCTGCTTGCGCCCCGGCGCTGGCCGGCGCGAGCGCTCGGAGCGTTCCTGCTCCTGCCGTTGCTGGTGGCCAGGCCGGCGGCGATGCCCGAAGGCGGTTTCGGTGTGGTCGTGCTCGACGTCGGCGACGGGCTGGCGGTCGCCGTGCATACCCGGACGTCGACGCTTCTGTTCGGGGTCGGACCGGGCGAGGAGGGCGGTAGGGACGGGCAAGGCGGTTGGAGTCGGGTCCGCGGCACCCTGGTGCCGGCCCTGCGGTCGCTCGGGGCCGGGCCGGTGCACCGGGTCGTGGTCCCGGGCGCGTCCCGCGGCCTGGCCGGCGGCCTTGCCGATGCGCGACGCCAGTGGCCGTCGGCACGGTTCATCGGCCGCCACCCGGAGGTCGCCGAGCGCTGCGTGGCCGGTCGGTCGTGGTCGGTCGACGGCGTGCAGTTCCGCTGGATCCATCCCAGCGCCGCGCTGCCCGATCTCGGCGGCGACGACGACTGCGTGCTGCTGGTGGCCTCGAGCGCCGGACGGGTGCTGCTGACAGGACGGCAGCGGAAGGCCGGCGTGGCCCGATTGCGCGGCCGGACCGGACCGCTGGATGCGGTCCTTGTGCCGAGCCAGGGTCACCGGGACGCCGCCGACCCCGCGTGGTGGCACGAGATCGGCCCTCAGGTCGCCCTCGCTTCGCTGGAGCCCACCGATCGATACGGTCGGCCGCACGCGGGTCTGACCGGCGTCCTGGCCCGCCGCGGCATCCCGCTGTTGACCACCGCGGACTGTGGAGCGATCCGGATCGCGTTCCGGCCGGGGCGGCCGATGACGCTGGAGGTCGAGCGCGATCGCCGGCGGCGGGCCTGGCAGCGCACGGCCGCGTGCCCCCGACCTTCCGCTCGGCGGGCATCGCCGGCGGGACTTGGTTATGATGCAGCCAGCACGCAGGGCGTCGGCACCCGCGCACGGCCCCCGACCGGCCGATGGAATGGTCGGGCCGGTCCGCCGGGAGCCGTTCCGTCGCGCGAATCTTCAAGGCGTTCAACGACCCGTTCGTCGTTGCGTTAA
- a CDS encoding biopolymer transporter ExbD, whose amino-acid sequence MQLQTEQDEEPEINLTSLIDVVFLLLIFFMVSATFERQALLRVVLPEASTARQETVPERIDLVITETGDYFLGEQMLADSRKPTLELALRQAFEADPEAALVIRADAGARHELVVRALDAAAAQGISRLSIATVEEDGSGP is encoded by the coding sequence ATGCAGTTGCAGACCGAACAGGACGAAGAGCCGGAGATCAACCTGACCTCCCTGATCGACGTGGTCTTTCTCCTGCTGATCTTCTTCATGGTCTCGGCCACCTTCGAGCGCCAGGCCCTGCTGCGGGTCGTGCTGCCGGAGGCGTCGACCGCGCGCCAGGAAACCGTTCCGGAGCGGATCGACCTGGTCATCACCGAAACCGGCGACTACTTTCTCGGCGAACAGATGCTGGCCGATTCGCGCAAACCGACCCTCGAGCTCGCCCTGCGCCAGGCCTTCGAGGCCGATCCCGAGGCCGCGCTGGTGATCCGCGCCGACGCCGGCGCGCGCCATGAGCTGGTCGTGCGCGCGCTCGACGCCGCCGCGGCGCAGGGCATTTCCAGGCTGAGCATCGCGACCGTCGAAGAGGACGGTTCAGGGCCGTGA
- the pgsA gene encoding CDP-diacylglycerol--glycerol-3-phosphate 3-phosphatidyltransferase, with the protein MNLPTVLTLLRIVVIPVLVLFFYLPQGWSNEVVVGLFIAAGITDWADGWIARRYRLTSPFGAFLDPVADKLLVAVALVLIVQRHPETLLALGAAIILGREITISALREWMAEIGQRAKVKVSGVGKSKTIFQMVAIGFLLYGEPLLGLPVMDIGRVLLVIAAVLTIWSMVIYLRSAWPAITSERP; encoded by the coding sequence CTGAACCTTCCCACCGTCCTGACACTGCTTCGCATCGTGGTGATCCCGGTGCTGGTCCTGTTCTTCTACCTCCCGCAGGGCTGGTCGAACGAAGTCGTTGTCGGACTGTTCATCGCCGCCGGCATCACCGACTGGGCCGACGGCTGGATCGCGCGTCGCTACCGCCTGACCAGTCCCTTCGGAGCCTTCCTCGATCCGGTGGCCGACAAGTTGCTGGTGGCCGTGGCGCTGGTCCTCATCGTTCAGCGCCATCCGGAAACCCTGCTGGCGCTCGGAGCGGCCATCATCCTCGGTCGGGAGATCACGATTTCCGCGCTCCGCGAGTGGATGGCGGAAATCGGCCAGCGGGCGAAGGTGAAGGTCTCCGGCGTCGGAAAGTCCAAGACGATCTTCCAGATGGTCGCGATCGGATTTCTCCTGTACGGCGAGCCGCTGCTCGGCCTGCCGGTGATGGACATTGGCCGTGTGCTGCTGGTGATCGCGGCGGTGTTGACGATCTGGTCGATGGTGATCTACCTCCGATCGGCATGGCCGGCCATCACGTCCGAGCGCCCGTGA
- the lpxK gene encoding tetraacyldisaccharide 4'-kinase: MRRAVERLADRWWYRRRRPPVLLRPLAGLYGAWTAQRLERPEAVPPIPVIVVGNLTAGGSGKTPVVEALVRMLRDEGVAVGVISRGYGGEEPSRPLEVTAEARAVTTGDEALAIHRSTGAPVWVCRDRASALAAAVERGCDVVISDDGLQHTALPRSFELCVIDGRRGFGNGALLPAGPLRQPLSRLRDVDAVLVKAPVVADLPDAFPRFELVPSGWGRVSGAPAEPPPRGDIDAVAGIADPERFFESLTAMGYRPRRHRLADHQAIDRSWLAGLPGPIVVTAKDAARLDGESRRDLFVARVEARLPDSLREMVRAHVREFFHE; encoded by the coding sequence ATGAGGCGAGCGGTCGAACGGCTGGCCGATCGCTGGTGGTATCGACGCCGGCGTCCTCCGGTGCTCTTGCGCCCGCTGGCCGGGCTGTACGGCGCCTGGACGGCCCAACGGCTCGAGCGCCCGGAGGCCGTGCCGCCGATTCCGGTCATCGTGGTCGGCAACCTCACCGCCGGCGGTAGCGGCAAGACGCCGGTGGTCGAGGCGCTGGTGCGGATGCTGCGCGACGAGGGTGTGGCGGTCGGCGTGATTTCCCGCGGCTACGGCGGCGAGGAGCCTTCCCGCCCGCTCGAAGTCACGGCCGAAGCGCGCGCGGTGACCACCGGCGACGAGGCGCTGGCGATTCACCGTTCGACCGGCGCGCCGGTCTGGGTCTGCCGGGACCGTGCGAGTGCCCTGGCCGCCGCAGTGGAACGCGGGTGCGACGTCGTGATCAGCGACGATGGTCTCCAGCACACGGCCCTGCCGCGCAGCTTCGAGCTGTGCGTGATCGACGGCCGGCGGGGCTTCGGCAACGGCGCGCTGCTGCCCGCCGGGCCGCTGCGCCAGCCGCTTTCGAGACTCCGGGACGTAGACGCGGTGCTGGTCAAGGCGCCGGTCGTGGCGGACCTACCGGACGCGTTTCCGCGCTTCGAATTGGTGCCGAGCGGCTGGGGCCGGGTCTCCGGTGCCCCGGCCGAGCCGCCGCCTCGCGGCGACATCGACGCGGTGGCCGGGATCGCCGACCCGGAGAGGTTCTTCGAATCGCTGACCGCGATGGGCTACAGGCCGCGTCGGCATCGCCTGGCCGACCACCAGGCGATCGACAGATCCTGGCTGGCCGGCCTGCCGGGGCCGATCGTCGTCACCGCGAAGGATGCCGCGCGTCTGGACGGCGAGTCGAGGCGAGACCTGTTCGTGGCACGGGTCGAAGCTCGCCTTCCGGACTCGTTGCGCGAGATGGTGCGTGCGCATGTGCGAGAATTTTTCCATGAGTGA
- a CDS encoding low molecular weight phosphotyrosine protein phosphatase, which yields MIRILYVCMGNICRSPTAKGVFDRTLREAGIEFVSESAGTHDYHVGRAPDPRAVRAALDAGIDIADDVARQVAVEDFHAFHRIYVMDRANHAALQRLRPADARAELRLVMDLVPDYGVDEVPDPYYGGDEGFVRVIDMLEAAALALVSELRDAEAGGHRGDAGTE from the coding sequence ATGATCAGGATCCTCTACGTCTGCATGGGCAACATCTGTCGCAGCCCGACCGCCAAGGGCGTGTTCGACCGGACCCTGCGCGAGGCCGGCATCGAGTTCGTCAGCGAATCGGCGGGCACCCACGACTACCACGTCGGACGCGCTCCCGATCCGCGCGCCGTTCGCGCGGCGCTGGACGCCGGCATCGACATCGCCGACGACGTCGCCCGCCAGGTCGCCGTCGAGGATTTTCATGCCTTCCACCGGATCTACGTCATGGATCGCGCGAACCACGCTGCGTTGCAGCGCCTTCGGCCCGCCGATGCGCGCGCCGAGCTGCGCCTGGTGATGGACCTGGTGCCGGACTACGGCGTCGATGAGGTGCCGGACCCGTACTACGGCGGCGACGAAGGCTTCGTGCGGGTGATCGACATGCTCGAGGCGGCCGCACTCGCGCTGGTGTCGGAACTTCGGGACGCGGAGGCGGGCGGCCATCGCGGAGACGCCGGGACGGAATGA
- the uvrC gene encoding excinuclease ABC subunit UvrC has product MSKRSEGADFDGRAVARDLAQAPGVYLMRDGQGRPLYVGKARNLRKRVSSYFDRRDKGARIGLMVSKIRSIEVSITRTEAEALLLENEWIKALRPRYNINLRDDKSYPWIRLTSHQKHPRIGFYRGGRSRPGEYFGPFSSAGAVREALNQVYRLFGVRQCRDSVFRNRSRPCLQYQIKRCTAPCVGLISDEDYAADVQAARAFLKGENESVVGHLGERMQQASQELDFETAALLRDRIQAIRKIQSSQFVTDGAEELDVIGLAAEGGTVAVQVVEFRGGRNVGGKTFFPGNIDAEAHEPEIMAAFLGQYYAERQPPAEILVSALPEGVDVLTEALRTRRERPLRIAHRVRGERRQWLQLAESNARDALRRRRNERDQVGRELAALADLLQLDQPPARIECFDISHISGTETVASCVVHTDQGLQKKLYRSFNIEGITPGDDYAAMDQVLTRRYRRVLDDEPDRIPELVLIDGGRGQSDRARAVLADLGLDAVPVVGIAKGPARRSGYETWVLAGREVAPGPHHPASLLAQRIRDEAHRFAVKGHRRRRQKRAQASPLEAIPGIGPKRRQQLLNHFGGLKGVRAAGVEELMRVDGINAQLAESIYRHLRG; this is encoded by the coding sequence ATGAGCAAGCGGTCGGAGGGCGCGGACTTCGACGGCCGGGCGGTCGCGCGCGACCTCGCCCAGGCACCGGGCGTCTACCTGATGCGGGACGGGCAGGGGCGGCCGCTCTATGTCGGCAAGGCCCGCAACCTGCGCAAGCGCGTCTCGAGCTACTTCGACCGCCGGGACAAGGGCGCGCGCATCGGGCTAATGGTGTCGAAGATCCGGTCGATCGAGGTCAGCATCACGCGGACCGAGGCCGAGGCGCTGCTGCTGGAGAACGAATGGATCAAGGCCCTGCGGCCGCGCTACAACATCAATCTGCGCGACGACAAGAGCTATCCCTGGATCCGGTTGACCAGCCACCAGAAGCATCCGCGGATCGGCTTCTACCGGGGCGGGCGGTCTCGACCGGGCGAGTATTTCGGACCGTTCTCGAGCGCAGGCGCCGTGCGCGAGGCGCTGAACCAGGTCTATCGCCTGTTCGGCGTCCGCCAGTGCCGCGACAGCGTCTTCCGCAACCGTTCGCGGCCGTGCCTCCAGTACCAGATCAAGCGCTGCACCGCGCCTTGCGTCGGTTTGATCTCCGACGAGGACTACGCCGCCGACGTCCAGGCGGCGCGAGCGTTCCTGAAGGGCGAGAACGAGAGTGTCGTCGGGCATCTCGGCGAACGCATGCAGCAGGCCTCGCAGGAACTGGATTTCGAGACGGCCGCCTTGCTGCGCGACCGGATCCAGGCGATCCGGAAGATCCAGTCCAGCCAGTTCGTCACCGACGGGGCCGAGGAGCTCGACGTGATCGGGCTTGCCGCCGAGGGCGGTACGGTGGCCGTGCAGGTGGTCGAATTCCGTGGAGGGCGCAACGTCGGCGGCAAGACCTTCTTTCCGGGCAATATCGATGCCGAGGCGCACGAGCCGGAGATCATGGCCGCGTTTCTGGGCCAGTACTACGCCGAGCGCCAGCCGCCGGCCGAGATCCTTGTCTCGGCGCTGCCCGAAGGCGTGGACGTGCTGACCGAAGCGCTGCGCACGCGCCGGGAACGTCCGCTGCGGATCGCCCACCGGGTGCGCGGCGAACGACGGCAATGGCTGCAGCTGGCCGAGTCGAACGCGCGTGATGCGCTTCGCCGGCGCCGCAACGAGCGCGACCAGGTCGGACGAGAGCTGGCCGCGCTGGCCGATCTGCTGCAGCTCGACCAGCCGCCCGCACGCATCGAGTGCTTCGACATCAGCCACATTTCCGGGACCGAGACCGTGGCGTCCTGCGTGGTCCATACGGACCAGGGGCTGCAGAAGAAGCTCTACCGGTCCTTCAACATCGAGGGCATCACGCCCGGCGACGACTACGCGGCCATGGACCAGGTCCTGACCCGCCGCTACCGCAGGGTCCTGGACGACGAGCCCGACCGCATTCCCGAACTGGTCCTGATCGACGGTGGGCGCGGTCAGTCGGACCGGGCCAGGGCGGTCCTGGCCGACCTGGGCCTGGACGCGGTACCCGTGGTCGGTATCGCCAAGGGGCCCGCACGTCGCTCGGGCTACGAGACCTGGGTGCTGGCCGGCCGCGAAGTGGCGCCCGGGCCGCATCACCCCGCATCGCTGCTTGCCCAGCGGATTCGCGACGAGGCGCACCGCTTCGCGGTCAAGGGCCATCGCCGGCGCCGTCAGAAACGGGCCCAGGCTTCGCCGCTGGAAGCGATTCCCGGCATCGGACCGAAGCGCCGCCAGCAATTGCTCAATCACTTCGGCGGGTTGAAGGGCGTTCGGGCCGCCGGCGTGGAGGAACTGATGCGGGTCGACGGCATCAACGCACAGCTGGCCGAATCGATCTATCGCCACCTGCGCGGCTGA
- the kdsB gene encoding 3-deoxy-manno-octulosonate cytidylyltransferase, with translation MSEFHVLIPSRLESTRLPRKALADLGGKPLVVRVAERASRSGAASVHVATDNDEIAEAVEAAGFAVARTAADHDSGTARLAEAVERLRLGQDAIVVNVQGDEPAVPPACIRQLADLLQERTDAEMATLWTPLAGPAEWRDPNIVKLVADAGGNALYFSRAPIPAVRDGGDPGPRGRRHVGLYAYRAGALKRWNTLPASPLAELESLEQLRALAAGWRIVVAEGVEAMPPGVDTPEDLDAMRARFRRDRPERKRPS, from the coding sequence ATGAGTGAGTTTCATGTCCTGATTCCGTCGCGGCTGGAGTCGACCCGCCTGCCTCGCAAGGCCCTCGCCGACCTGGGCGGCAAGCCGCTGGTCGTGCGCGTCGCCGAACGCGCGAGCCGGTCCGGCGCCGCAAGCGTTCATGTCGCCACCGACAACGACGAGATCGCCGAGGCCGTCGAGGCCGCCGGGTTCGCCGTGGCGCGTACCGCCGCGGACCATGACTCGGGCACCGCGCGCCTGGCCGAGGCCGTCGAGCGCTTGCGCCTGGGCCAGGATGCGATCGTGGTCAACGTGCAGGGCGACGAGCCGGCCGTTCCGCCCGCCTGCATCCGCCAGCTGGCCGATCTGCTGCAGGAGAGGACCGACGCGGAGATGGCGACCCTGTGGACGCCGCTGGCGGGTCCCGCGGAGTGGCGCGACCCCAACATCGTGAAGCTGGTCGCCGATGCCGGGGGCAATGCGCTGTACTTCAGCCGCGCGCCGATTCCGGCCGTGCGCGACGGAGGGGACCCGGGCCCGCGGGGCCGGCGTCACGTCGGGCTCTACGCCTATCGGGCAGGTGCCCTGAAACGCTGGAACACGCTGCCGGCCAGTCCGCTGGCCGAGCTCGAGTCCCTGGAGCAGCTCCGGGCGCTCGCCGCCGGGTGGCGAATCGTGGTCGCCGAAGGGGTGGAAGCGATGCCGCCGGGCGTGGACACGCCCGAAGACCTGGACGCGATGCGCGCGCGGTTCCGCCGCGATCGACCGGAACGGAAGCGACCGTCATGA
- the msbA gene encoding lipid A export permease/ATP-binding protein MsbA — MSAPGAAATIYRRLLGFLRGHPWVVVASLVAVSLDAAGQALFVYLLRPLIDDTLGNSAPEFSLWLPGLVMLAVVVRVVGNFGGGYGMEWLGRRLIADLRRDLFGRYLDLPLTEFDREGSGAMISRLTYNTEQVAQAATTALLGSVRDLLTVIGLLTVMLLQSWRLTLTMLLLLPAIAFVVFVVSRRFRKIAWRIQDSMGVVTHRTEQAVKGQEIIRVFGGQQREAGDFAAVNESNRRLHLKLRATQLVSSSLIQLAAGGAVVVLLLVAASQFMRNDVSAGIFMSVLAAMVATIPPLKRLTNMHVLIQKGIAAAESIYDVLDRRPEPDGGDETPERVRGEVRFERVGFSYPGHERRVLRGIDLELERGTVTALVGRSGSGKTTLARLLPRFHAPSAGRILLDGRDLADYDLDALRRQIALVGQQTVLFDDSIEGNIRYGQLADASRDDVEEAARQAHAMEFIEQLPNGLDTRIGAAGVQLSGGQKQRIAIARALLKNAPILILDEATSALDAESEQAVQRGMKRLMADRTTLVIAHRLTTVERADQVVVMDKGRIVERGRHEDLLARPDGLYQHLYHAQFRDDADGDGPAPPAPDTDPA; from the coding sequence GTGAGCGCACCCGGGGCGGCGGCGACGATCTACCGTCGACTGCTCGGCTTTCTCCGAGGCCATCCGTGGGTCGTGGTCGCGTCGCTGGTCGCCGTGTCGCTGGATGCGGCCGGCCAGGCCCTCTTCGTCTATCTTCTCCGGCCGCTGATCGACGACACGCTGGGCAACAGCGCGCCGGAGTTTTCGCTGTGGCTTCCCGGTCTGGTCATGCTGGCCGTGGTCGTTCGCGTGGTCGGCAACTTCGGCGGCGGCTACGGCATGGAATGGCTCGGCCGACGGTTGATCGCGGACCTGCGTCGTGACCTGTTCGGCCGCTACCTGGACCTCCCGCTGACCGAGTTCGACCGAGAAGGCAGCGGGGCCATGATCTCGCGCCTCACCTACAACACGGAGCAGGTCGCGCAGGCGGCCACCACGGCGCTGCTGGGCAGCGTGCGCGACCTGTTGACCGTGATCGGCCTGCTGACCGTGATGCTGCTCCAGTCCTGGCGTCTGACGTTGACCATGCTGCTGCTGCTTCCGGCGATCGCGTTCGTGGTCTTCGTCGTCAGCCGCCGCTTCAGGAAGATCGCGTGGCGCATCCAGGACTCGATGGGCGTGGTCACGCACCGGACCGAGCAGGCGGTCAAGGGTCAGGAGATCATCCGCGTGTTCGGTGGGCAGCAGCGCGAAGCCGGGGACTTCGCCGCGGTCAACGAATCGAATCGCCGCCTGCACCTGAAGCTGCGGGCGACCCAGCTGGTCTCCTCGTCGCTGATCCAGCTCGCCGCCGGCGGTGCCGTGGTCGTCCTGCTGCTGGTCGCGGCCAGCCAGTTCATGCGCAACGACGTGTCGGCCGGGATCTTCATGTCGGTTCTCGCCGCGATGGTGGCGACGATCCCGCCGTTGAAGCGCCTGACCAACATGCACGTCCTGATCCAGAAGGGCATCGCTGCGGCCGAGTCCATCTACGACGTGCTGGACAGACGGCCCGAGCCCGACGGCGGCGACGAGACCCCGGAGCGCGTTCGCGGCGAGGTGCGCTTCGAGCGCGTCGGCTTCAGCTACCCCGGCCACGAACGGCGCGTGCTGCGGGGCATCGACCTCGAACTGGAGCGGGGGACGGTCACCGCGCTGGTCGGCCGCTCGGGTTCGGGCAAGACCACGCTGGCTCGGCTGCTGCCGCGGTTCCACGCGCCCAGCGCCGGACGCATCCTGCTCGACGGCCGGGACCTGGCCGACTACGATCTCGACGCGCTGCGCCGCCAGATTGCCCTGGTCGGCCAGCAGACGGTGCTGTTCGACGACAGCATCGAGGGCAACATCCGCTACGGCCAGCTCGCCGATGCCTCGCGCGACGATGTCGAGGAGGCGGCACGCCAGGCGCACGCCATGGAGTTCATCGAGCAGTTGCCGAACGGACTCGATACGCGGATCGGCGCGGCCGGGGTGCAGCTTTCCGGCGGCCAGAAGCAGCGCATCGCGATCGCCCGGGCGCTGCTGAAGAATGCGCCGATCCTGATTCTCGACGAGGCGACGTCGGCCCTGGACGCGGAGTCCGAGCAGGCGGTCCAGCGCGGCATGAAGCGCCTGATGGCCGACCGAACGACGCTGGTCATCGCCCACCGCCTGACCACCGTCGAGCGTGCGGACCAGGTGGTCGTGATGGACAAGGGGCGAATCGTGGAGCGGGGACGACACGAGGACCTGCTGGCTCGCCCGGACGGGCTGTACCAGCACCTGTACCACGCCCAGTTCCGCGACGACGCCGACGGTGACGGGCCCGCGCCCCCGGCGCCGGACACCGATCCGGCATGA